Proteins from a single region of Pyrus communis chromosome 6, drPyrComm1.1, whole genome shotgun sequence:
- the LOC137736014 gene encoding uncharacterized protein — protein MAGPQALTKTTIAASTSTTNKNMLTKSPSSTKTALRRFVGVRQRPSGRWVAEIKDSSQRVRLWLGTYDTPEEAARAYDEAARALRGENARTNFAPPSPATKPNSSPLVSSASNGGFVSGSDGRHGGAGLSFSSLKAKLSKNLQSIMARSSDHNKSSKSRVSDHFTFASIFHFRKYQYQNTVNPLIDMKNIEKVVQPSIIVPHNNGDSSTSTEPSSWENSSISDCSAEWAHGLRQVGVDYEGSEIGEGSIMDQIMGWMDSPDNQMGSRINLGDDGEEGSRSKRFKVSSSVMVPSTFSTGSPFNNNNGEISN, from the coding sequence ATGGCAGGACCTCAAGCACTCACAAAAACCACTATTGCCGCCAGCACCAGCACCACCAACAAAAACATGCTGACGAAATCACCATCAAGCACTAAAACTGCACTCCGGAGGTTTGTTGGGGTTAGGCAAAGACCATCAGGAAGATGGGTAGCAGAGATCAAGGACTCATCCCAACGTGTGAGGCTATGGTTAGGCACTTATGACACACCTGAAGAAGCAGCAAGAGCTTATGATGAAGCTGCTAGAGCATTGCGTGGCGAAAACGCCCGCACCAACTTTGCGCCCCCCTCTCCAGCCACAAAACCTAATTCAAGTCCATTGGTCTCTAGTGCTTCCAATGGGGGCTTTGTGTCGGGGTCCGATGGCCGCCATGGTGGTGCAGGGCTTAGCTTCTCTTCCTTGAAGGCCAAGTTAAGCAAGAACCTCCAAAGTATCATGGCTAGGAGTAGTGATCATAACAAGTCCTCAAAAAGCAGGGTGAGTGACCACTTTACTTTTGCAAGTATTTTCCACTTTAGGAAATACCAATACCAAAACACAGTAAACCCCTTAATTGATATGAAGAATATAGAGAAAGTGGTGCAGCCTAGCATCATAGTGCCCCATAATAATGGAGACAGTAGTACTAGTACCGAGCCTTCCTCTTGGGAGAACTCTAGTATTTCGGACTGCAGCGCCGAGTGGGCCCACGGGTTACGGCAAGTAGGGGTGGATTATGAAGGGTCTGAAATTGGGGAAGGGAGTATCATGGACCAAATTATGGGGTGGATGGATAGTCCAGATAATCAGATGGGTAGTCGGATTAACCTTGGTGATGATGGTGAGGAGGGTTCGAGGAGTAAGAGGTTCAAGGTTTCCTCTTCAGTGATGGTTCCTTCGACATTTAGTACCGGATCTCCattcaataataataatggaGAAATTTCGAATTAA